A single Mucilaginibacter inviolabilis DNA region contains:
- a CDS encoding RNA polymerase sigma factor → MYNPPINDAELWLAIRADDEQAFAMLFDRYWLRLYKTALRYLKDRETSEEAVHDVFLNIWSRRHELEIESFPNFLLTAIRYQVYNRMRAAKSPVVLTISDAGISELLDHNNGENRIKDQELQHELRRYLEQLPKRCQEIFYMSRINHLSNQEIAGRLGISKRTVENQITMALKHLRVCFKHMSAIISLWYILK, encoded by the coding sequence ATGTACAATCCCCCGATTAATGACGCTGAACTGTGGCTTGCCATCCGTGCTGATGACGAACAGGCTTTTGCCATGCTTTTTGATCGCTACTGGCTGCGATTGTATAAAACAGCTTTACGTTATCTAAAAGATCGCGAAACCAGCGAAGAAGCGGTACACGATGTGTTTTTGAATATCTGGAGCAGGAGGCACGAACTCGAGATTGAATCATTCCCCAACTTTTTATTAACAGCCATCCGTTACCAGGTTTATAACCGGATGCGGGCCGCAAAATCACCGGTTGTTTTAACCATTTCTGATGCCGGTATAAGCGAACTACTGGATCATAACAACGGTGAAAACCGCATTAAAGATCAGGAACTGCAACATGAATTAAGACGCTATCTGGAACAGTTGCCTAAACGTTGCCAGGAGATATTCTACATGAGCCGTATTAATCACCTCTCGAACCAGGAAATAGCCGGTCGATTGGGTATCTCTAAGCGTACAGTCGAAAACCAGATCACGATGGCGCTTAAACATTTGCGGGTTTGTTTTAAACATATGTCGGCCATTATTTCCTTGTGGTATATCCTTAAATAG
- a CDS encoding YncE family protein: MKKFVSGLALIVSLGLLPQLLHAQTYELDKTITLPGDGGYDYLSIDKVNNRLYVSHGTAVNVIDLKTEKPAGLIGDLKGIHGIAIDNKANRGFISDGKATAVVAFDLKTLKVIATIPLTDANGPDAIMYDSYADRVFCFNGESNNASVIDPNTLKQVGTVALGGAPEFAVADGKGKIYNNLEDKSSLNIIDSKTLKVIKNYPLAPCGGPTGLALDAANQRVFTVCRENKGVSVVNINTGKVITTLPIGAGVDAVAYDPETKLIFCSCGDGVTTIIKQQSADEYKVIQTLQTAYRAKTMALDTKTHKIYLSVAEFVKGTRTALPNTFKVLVYKLK, encoded by the coding sequence ATGAAAAAATTTGTATCGGGCTTAGCCCTGATCGTATCCCTGGGCCTGCTACCGCAATTATTGCATGCACAAACCTATGAGTTGGATAAAACAATTACCCTGCCTGGCGATGGAGGCTATGATTACCTGTCTATCGACAAGGTAAACAACCGTTTATATGTATCGCACGGTACAGCTGTAAACGTGATCGACCTGAAAACAGAAAAACCTGCAGGCCTGATCGGCGATCTGAAAGGTATACATGGTATCGCTATTGATAATAAAGCCAACCGCGGTTTTATCAGCGATGGTAAAGCTACTGCCGTAGTGGCGTTTGACCTGAAAACTTTAAAGGTTATTGCCACCATACCTTTAACAGACGCTAACGGCCCGGATGCCATTATGTACGACTCTTATGCCGATCGTGTTTTCTGCTTTAATGGCGAAAGTAATAATGCTTCAGTAATTGATCCCAATACCTTGAAACAAGTAGGCACAGTTGCACTTGGCGGCGCGCCTGAGTTTGCCGTAGCCGATGGTAAAGGTAAAATATATAATAACCTGGAAGACAAAAGCAGCTTGAACATTATAGACAGCAAAACGCTGAAAGTAATCAAGAACTATCCACTTGCGCCATGCGGCGGCCCTACAGGTTTGGCTTTGGATGCCGCTAACCAGCGTGTATTTACCGTTTGCCGTGAAAATAAAGGGGTAAGCGTAGTGAATATCAACACCGGCAAAGTAATAACCACTTTACCTATAGGCGCTGGTGTTGATGCTGTAGCGTATGATCCTGAAACCAAGCTGATCTTCTGCTCATGCGGTGATGGCGTAACCACTATTATCAAACAACAATCGGCCGATGAGTATAAAGTGATCCAGACATTACAAACCGCCTATCGCGCCAAAACTATGGCTCTTGATACCAAAACGCACAAAATTTATTTAAGCGTGGCTGAATTTGTAAAAGGCACACGGACTGCATTACCAAACACCTTTAAAGTACTGGTTTATAAGCTGAAATAA
- a CDS encoding response regulator transcription factor, with product MKLLIIEDEAGLRESIEAYFTEEGNICETAYDFSSAMSKVNLYRYDCIVLDITLPNGNGLDILKHLKAGQQADGVLIISAKNSLDDRLTGLDLGADDYLTKPFHLSELRARVAAIVRRKAFNGNNILTLHEIFIDLTAKEVKINQTPVKFTRKEYSLLLYFIANKGKVVSKSAIAEHLWGDSIDIADNFDFIYSHIKNIRKKMVEAGGKDYIQAAYGMGYKFTEA from the coding sequence TTGAAATTATTAATCATAGAAGATGAAGCGGGATTGAGGGAAAGTATTGAAGCATACTTTACCGAGGAGGGGAATATCTGCGAAACGGCATACGATTTTTCCTCGGCTATGTCTAAGGTTAACCTTTATCGTTATGACTGTATTGTGCTGGATATTACTTTGCCTAATGGCAATGGTCTGGATATTTTAAAACACCTAAAAGCGGGACAGCAAGCTGACGGTGTTTTAATCATTTCGGCTAAAAACTCTTTGGACGATCGCCTCACCGGACTTGATCTGGGTGCTGATGATTACCTGACCAAACCATTTCACCTTTCTGAATTGAGGGCCCGGGTGGCGGCTATTGTTCGCCGTAAAGCCTTTAATGGCAACAATATCCTTACCCTGCATGAGATCTTCATCGACCTTACCGCGAAAGAGGTTAAGATCAACCAGACACCGGTTAAGTTTACCCGGAAGGAGTACAGTTTACTTTTATACTTTATAGCCAACAAAGGCAAGGTGGTTTCCAAAAGTGCCATTGCCGAACATCTTTGGGGCGACAGTATAGACATTGCCGATAATTTTGATTTTATTTATTCGCATATTAAAAACATCCGCAAAAAAATGGTAGAAGCGGGTGGTAAGGATTACATACAGGCTGCCTACGGCATGGGATACAAGTTTACCGAAGCATGA
- a CDS encoding sensor histidine kinase: protein MKLLDKYNRINISVTVVIMLVTGVTYYFTIHAILTHQVDKALVVEEREVFDYVQLNHHLPQVFRTNHQEIIFTPADDRVKRKFIDTSYRDTKELDLEPARAIITSVMVGPQLYKITVIQSTVETEDLIEDVFLITLILIFILVIALFLSNRLILRRMWQPFYTILNQLKVFNLAEDKTVASVPSTIDEFTELDQAVGIMATKAKDDYLNLKAFTENAAHELMTPISVINSKLDTLVQTGQFSDPQSKLLNDIYNTVARLTRLNKSMLLLTKIENGLIHDQQIVNLKELLRTSFYQYEELLGSLNIKLITQLADCEVSASLLLMEVLVNNLLSNAIRHNLPGGTISVVLDQQQLRISNTGKDGRIDIERVFKRFQKSSASEGIGLGLTICRQICNNYGFDLQYQFSENSHQFTVNFTVSE from the coding sequence ATGAAGCTTCTGGACAAATATAACCGGATCAACATCAGTGTAACAGTAGTCATCATGCTGGTTACAGGTGTTACATATTACTTTACTATCCATGCCATCCTTACCCACCAGGTTGATAAGGCCCTGGTAGTAGAAGAACGTGAGGTATTTGATTATGTACAACTGAATCATCACCTGCCCCAGGTATTCCGGACCAATCACCAGGAAATCATTTTTACACCTGCTGACGACCGGGTTAAAAGAAAATTTATTGATACCTCCTACCGGGATACTAAGGAGCTGGACCTGGAGCCAGCACGTGCTATTATCACATCGGTAATGGTGGGTCCTCAACTATATAAAATAACCGTTATACAATCAACTGTTGAAACGGAGGACCTTATCGAAGATGTTTTCCTGATTACCCTTATACTTATTTTTATTTTGGTGATAGCGCTGTTTTTATCAAACCGACTGATATTAAGGCGCATGTGGCAGCCCTTTTACACCATACTCAACCAACTCAAAGTATTCAACCTGGCCGAAGACAAAACCGTGGCTTCTGTACCTTCTACCATTGATGAATTTACAGAACTTGATCAGGCGGTAGGCATCATGGCCACTAAGGCTAAGGACGATTATCTTAACCTTAAGGCTTTTACCGAAAACGCTGCGCACGAATTAATGACGCCCATTTCTGTCATCAACTCCAAGCTAGATACTTTAGTGCAAACCGGGCAATTTTCTGATCCGCAAAGCAAACTGCTTAATGATATTTATAATACGGTTGCCCGCTTAACGCGGCTTAACAAATCAATGCTGTTACTCACTAAAATTGAGAACGGTTTAATACATGACCAGCAAATTGTTAATCTGAAAGAATTGTTGAGAACCAGTTTTTATCAATACGAGGAACTCCTGGGCAGTTTAAATATCAAACTGATCACTCAACTTGCCGATTGTGAGGTTAGCGCCAGTTTGCTATTAATGGAAGTTCTGGTAAACAACCTGCTCAGCAATGCTATCAGGCATAATCTGCCGGGTGGCACCATCAGCGTTGTGCTTGATCAACAGCAGCTCCGTATCAGTAATACCGGGAAAGACGGGAGGATTGATATTGAACGTGTTTTTAAACGTTTTCAAAAATCTTCCGCTTCTGAAGGTATTGGATTGGGCCTTACCATTTGCCGGCAGATCTGTAATAATTATGGTTTTGATCTGCAATATCAGTTTAGCGAAAACTCTCACCAATTTACAGTAAACTTTACTGTTTCAGAATAA
- a CDS encoding TolC family protein, producing MKHLIVSLLCLMMSSFCFAQQKTLDDYLQIAVKNSPLLKDLNNQILSAQLDSVRIKAGLKPQVSAGSAGLYAPVIHGYGYSQAITNGQTLDALLSVNKSFISNGYLKAQYNGIGLQRDSLRNNIKLSEQDLRRTIAAQYITAFGSLQQVKFNKEVVTLLSSEEDLLKKLTRNNVYHQSDYLTFLVTLKQATLQLSQVTLQYKTDFATLNYLTGITDTTVAELEKPALQRAITADKTNSIFFRQYALDSLRLLNTRKLIDYSYKPQVKAFADGGYNSDLTALYYKHFGASVGFSLTVPIYDGGQRKVSYKKLALEEESRKNYKSFFAQQYSQQIIQLNQQIDGYDNLIADINTQFKYSETLIKVDTKLLQTGDLRMADLILAINNYLTIRNLLTQNTISRLLLINQLNYWNR from the coding sequence ATGAAACATCTAATCGTATCACTACTATGTTTAATGATGAGTTCTTTTTGCTTTGCACAGCAAAAAACACTGGACGATTATTTACAGATAGCTGTAAAGAACAGTCCGCTGTTGAAGGACCTCAACAACCAAATACTATCGGCACAACTGGACAGCGTCAGGATAAAAGCCGGATTAAAACCACAGGTAAGCGCCGGGAGCGCAGGTTTATATGCACCGGTAATTCATGGCTATGGCTATTCGCAGGCCATCACCAACGGGCAAACACTCGATGCTTTGTTATCGGTAAATAAATCCTTCATCAGTAACGGTTATCTGAAAGCGCAATATAACGGCATAGGCCTTCAGCGCGATTCCTTACGCAATAACATTAAACTCTCTGAGCAGGATCTGCGCCGCACTATTGCCGCCCAATACATCACTGCGTTCGGTAGCCTACAGCAGGTAAAATTTAATAAAGAGGTGGTAACTCTGCTAAGCAGCGAAGAAGATTTGCTTAAAAAACTGACCCGTAATAATGTTTACCACCAAAGCGATTACCTTACCTTCCTGGTTACTTTAAAACAGGCAACTTTACAACTTTCGCAAGTTACGCTGCAGTATAAAACAGATTTTGCCACGTTGAATTACCTTACCGGAATTACAGATACCACAGTTGCTGAATTAGAAAAACCGGCGCTGCAAAGAGCTATTACTGCCGATAAAACCAACAGCATATTTTTCAGACAGTATGCGCTTGACAGTTTACGCCTGCTAAATACCCGCAAACTGATAGACTATAGCTATAAGCCCCAGGTAAAAGCCTTTGCCGATGGTGGCTATAACTCCGATCTTACAGCCCTTTATTATAAGCATTTTGGAGCTAGTGTGGGCTTTAGTCTTACTGTACCGATTTATGATGGCGGGCAGCGTAAGGTATCATACAAAAAGCTTGCGCTGGAAGAAGAATCGCGCAAAAATTATAAGAGCTTTTTTGCTCAGCAATACAGCCAGCAGATCATCCAGCTGAACCAACAAATTGATGGATATGATAACCTGATAGCCGATATCAATACTCAGTTCAAATACTCTGAAACCTTAATAAAGGTGGATACCAAACTACTGCAAACCGGCGATCTCCGGATGGCCGATCTGATACTGGCTATCAATAATTATTTGACCATCCGTAAC